A single Symbiobacterium thermophilum IAM 14863 DNA region contains:
- the trpA gene encoding tryptophan synthase subunit alpha codes for MSRIAERFALLRSRGEKGLIAYLAAGDPSLATTRRLVHALAEAGVDMVELGLPFSDPLADGPVIQAASQRALAAGANTDNVLELVAALRADGLQIPLLIMTYYNLVLRPGVENFCHRAAAAGVDGLILPDVPVEESDEIRAAAGAVGLDLIQFVAPTSPPERIRRAAELARGFIYAVSSTGVTGVRDRLPPQLTAMVEAVKAVTDTPVAVGFGISRPEQVRQVTAVADAAIVGSAFVRHCGEGLPEHELVERVRILAEELKAGTRPGTGWDSRFVKNEA; via the coding sequence ATGAGCCGCATCGCCGAACGGTTCGCCCTGCTGCGCAGTCGGGGGGAGAAGGGGCTCATCGCCTACCTGGCCGCCGGCGACCCCTCCCTGGCCACCACCCGCAGGCTGGTGCACGCCCTCGCGGAGGCGGGGGTGGACATGGTCGAGCTGGGCCTGCCGTTTTCCGACCCGCTGGCCGACGGTCCGGTGATCCAGGCGGCCAGCCAGCGGGCCCTGGCGGCCGGCGCCAACACCGATAATGTGCTGGAACTGGTCGCGGCATTGCGCGCCGACGGGTTGCAGATACCGCTGCTGATCATGACATACTACAACCTGGTGTTGCGGCCGGGGGTTGAGAACTTCTGTCACCGTGCGGCCGCAGCCGGGGTCGACGGCCTGATCCTGCCCGACGTGCCGGTGGAGGAGAGCGACGAGATCCGCGCCGCGGCCGGGGCGGTAGGGCTCGACCTCATCCAGTTCGTCGCCCCCACCTCGCCGCCGGAGCGGATCCGGCGGGCGGCCGAGCTGGCGCGGGGGTTCATCTACGCCGTGTCGTCCACCGGCGTGACCGGCGTGCGGGACCGGCTGCCGCCGCAGCTCACCGCCATGGTGGAGGCGGTGAAGGCGGTCACCGACACCCCGGTGGCGGTGGGCTTCGGCATCTCCCGGCCCGAGCAGGTGCGCCAGGTCACGGCCGTGGCTGACGCCGCCATCGTCGGATCGGCCTTCGTGCGCCACTGCGGCGAGGGGCTGCCGGAGCATGAACTGGTGGAGCGGGTGCGGATCCTGGCGGAGGAGCTGAAGGCGGGCACCCGGCCTGGTACGGGATGGGACAGCCGGTTTGTGAAAAACGAGGCTTGA
- the aroF gene encoding 3-deoxy-7-phosphoheptulonate synthase has product MIIVMRKGATEAQVNDIVERVRAAGFGVHLSQGEERTIIGAIGGDRAVLADLNLEAAPGVERVTPISKPYKLASRDFHPEDTLIRIGGPTVGGNDFWVVAGPCSVEGRELLLEAARLVRDGGAHALRAGAFKPRTSPYSFQGLGEEGLKYLAEARAVTGLPVVTEVMDTRDVELVAEYADVLQIGTRNMQNFSLLREVGRANRPVLLKRGMSATIEEWLMAAEYVMSEGNHQVILCERGVRTFETATRNTLDLSAVVVAKSLTHLPVVVDPSHGVGRRDFVVALARAAAAAGADGILVEVHPRPDEAKSDAAQTIGPAAFHQMMHDVAAILQVLGRRLPAAAAVHV; this is encoded by the coding sequence GTGATCATCGTCATGCGGAAAGGCGCCACCGAGGCGCAGGTCAACGACATCGTGGAGCGGGTTCGGGCGGCGGGATTCGGCGTGCACCTCTCCCAGGGGGAAGAGCGGACGATCATCGGGGCGATCGGCGGCGACCGGGCGGTGCTGGCCGACCTGAACCTGGAGGCCGCCCCCGGCGTCGAGCGGGTGACCCCGATCTCGAAGCCCTACAAGCTGGCTTCGCGGGACTTCCATCCGGAGGACACGCTGATCCGCATCGGCGGTCCCACGGTGGGGGGCAACGACTTCTGGGTCGTGGCGGGGCCCTGCTCCGTGGAGGGGCGCGAGCTGCTCCTGGAGGCGGCCCGCCTGGTCCGGGACGGCGGCGCCCACGCCCTCCGGGCCGGCGCCTTCAAGCCCCGGACCAGCCCGTACTCCTTCCAGGGGCTGGGCGAGGAAGGACTGAAGTACCTGGCCGAGGCCCGGGCGGTGACCGGGCTGCCGGTCGTCACCGAGGTCATGGACACCCGGGACGTGGAGCTGGTGGCCGAGTACGCCGACGTGCTGCAGATCGGCACCCGGAACATGCAGAACTTCAGCCTGCTCCGGGAGGTCGGCCGGGCGAACAGGCCCGTGCTGCTGAAGCGGGGCATGTCGGCCACCATTGAGGAGTGGTTGATGGCGGCCGAGTACGTAATGAGCGAGGGTAACCACCAGGTGATCCTGTGCGAGCGGGGCGTGCGCACCTTTGAGACGGCCACCCGCAACACGCTGGACCTGTCCGCCGTGGTGGTGGCCAAGTCGCTGACCCACCTGCCGGTGGTGGTGGATCCCAGCCACGGCGTGGGCAGGCGGGACTTCGTGGTGGCGCTGGCCCGGGCGGCCGCGGCCGCCGGCGCGGACGGGATCCTGGTGGAGGTGCACCCGCGGCCGGACGAGGCCAAGTCCGACGCCGCCCAGACCATCGGACCCGCCGCGTTCCACCAGATGATGCACGACGTGGCCGCCATCCTGCAGGTGCTGGGGCGGCGGCTGCCTGCCGCTGCGGCGGTCCATGTCTAG
- a CDS encoding prephenate dehydrogenase, translating to MSSGFGTVAIWGVGLIGGSIGMALRQRGLADEVIGIGRPATRAAAADASGPGGGAGAWEVPEAVRLGAVDRMVTDPAAALARADLVILAMPVQPMIDLAPRAAPLLRPGTVVTDVASVKEAVVAAWERHLPDGVAFVGGHPMFGRERSGVAWASADLIPGCRWVLTPGQRAVTVLKAGRSGAEVSPLELVWDLAAALGALPVVMSPAEHDRRVAGASHLPQLVATALAAAALDLDETQPGTLELAAGGFRDATRIADSPAALWHEIWANNRPALREAVAAFRGVLADLEAAVDAGDFGALAAVFERAHAARRRVGGRTGGPA from the coding sequence ATGTCTAGCGGATTCGGCACCGTCGCCATCTGGGGCGTCGGGCTGATCGGCGGCTCCATCGGCATGGCCCTGCGCCAGCGGGGTCTTGCCGACGAGGTGATCGGCATCGGCCGGCCCGCGACACGGGCTGCAGCGGCGGATGCCTCGGGCCCGGGCGGTGGTGCCGGCGCCTGGGAAGTGCCGGAAGCGGTGCGGCTCGGGGCGGTGGATCGCATGGTCACCGACCCCGCGGCCGCCCTGGCCCGGGCCGACCTGGTGATCCTGGCCATGCCCGTTCAGCCGATGATCGACCTGGCCCCTCGGGCCGCACCGCTTCTCCGCCCGGGCACCGTCGTCACCGACGTCGCCTCCGTGAAGGAGGCGGTGGTGGCGGCGTGGGAGCGGCACCTGCCGGACGGGGTCGCCTTCGTGGGCGGCCACCCGATGTTCGGAAGGGAACGCTCCGGCGTCGCCTGGGCGTCGGCGGACCTCATCCCCGGCTGCCGCTGGGTGCTGACGCCCGGGCAGCGCGCGGTCACGGTGCTGAAGGCCGGGCGCAGCGGGGCGGAGGTTTCGCCGCTGGAGCTGGTGTGGGACCTGGCGGCGGCGCTGGGCGCCCTGCCCGTGGTGATGTCGCCCGCGGAGCACGATCGGCGCGTCGCCGGGGCCTCGCACCTGCCCCAGCTGGTGGCCACGGCCCTGGCGGCCGCGGCCCTGGACCTGGACGAGACGCAGCCGGGCACGCTGGAACTGGCCGCCGGGGGCTTCCGGGATGCCACCCGCATCGCCGACAGCCCCGCGGCGCTCTGGCACGAGATCTGGGCCAATAACCGGCCCGCGCTCCGGGAGGCAGTCGCGGCCTTTCGGGGCGTGCTGGCGGACCTGGAGGCGGCGGTGGACGCGGGGGACTTCGGCGCCCTGGCCGCCGTGTTCGAGCGGGCGCACGCCGCCCGCCGCCGGGTCGGCGGCCGCACGGGCGGCCCGGCGTGA